A window of the Henckelia pumila isolate YLH828 chromosome 3, ASM3356847v2, whole genome shotgun sequence genome harbors these coding sequences:
- the LOC140888545 gene encoding COBRA-like protein 1, with protein MSGAFAIEKGNCSSFNQVPHSCKPDPVISDLMPDSPDSTSQNRPDGCCRGGILTAWAINPSMSNSSFELTVGNLEQNTTGYKPLNLTLMAPGLGYTCAPVMETSPTHYSAIGGRRDEQVSRTWKSRCTYSSYLAYSTPICCVSLSTFYNPTITNCSSCSCGCKDANGNATSCVREGLVSSNSLGTDIVQCTNHMCPLRIHWHIKNNYESHWRVKLTVSNYNYGRNFSNWNVLVQHPGFGLSASVYSFNSTKLSTIGVPEDVALFWGKEFYNTELLQADEDQLGSVTTEILLQKDPTSFTLRNGWGFPRRMYINGENCQMPPPDNFPMLPNGVPRQKTFHGQFPHLLAVLYLTYVTSFGF; from the exons ATGTCTGGTGCTTTTGCCATTGAAAAAGGAAATTGTTCGTCCTTCAACCAGGTACCACATTCTTGCAAGCCAGACCCTGTGATATCTGATCTGATGCCGGATTCGCCAGATTCAACGTCGCAAAACAGACCTGATGGTTGCTGCCGTGGTGGGATTCTAACTGCTTGGGCCATCAATCCTTCCATGTCTAATTCATCCTTTGAGCTTACAGTTGGAAACTTGGAGCAGAATACTACTGGTTACAAGCCACTGAATCTCACGCTCATGGCTCCAGGACTTGGTTATACTTGTGCCCCGGTGATGGAAACTAGTCCAACACATTATTCAGCCATTGGAGGACGAAGAGATGAGCAAGTTTCGC GGACATGGAAGTCGAGATGCACATACTCCAGTTATTTGGCTTACTCAACACCTATTTGCTGTGTTTCGCTTTCAACGTTCTATAATCCCACCATCACAAACTGCTCTTCTTGCAGCTGTGGATGTAAAGACGCTAATGGAAATGCAACATCATGTGTTAG AGAAGGCTTGGTCTCCTCAAACTCGCTTGGTACTGATATAGTTCAATGCACAAACCATATGTGCCCTCTTCGGATTCACTGGCACATCAAGAACAACTACGAAAGTCATTGGAGAGTGAAACTAACAGTATCCAACTACAACTACGGGAGAAACTTCTCCAACTGGAATGTCTTAGTTCAACATCCTGGCTTTGGCCTATCCGCCTCTGTTTACAGCTTCAACAGTACAAAGCTTTCAACTATTGGTGTCCCAG AAGACGTAGCCCTTTTCTGGGGAAAAGAATTCTACAACACCGAACTCTTGCAAGCTGATGAAGATCAACTGGGCTCCGTGACGACCGAGATACTTCTGCAAAAAGATCCAACTTCATTCACACTAAGAAATGGATGGGGTTTTCCAAGAAGAATGTATATCAATGGTGAGAACTGCCAAATGCCTCCTCCGGACAACTTTCCGATGCTCCCGAACGGTGTCCCAAGACAAAAAACTTTCCATGGCCAGTTTCCTCATCTTCTGGCCGTACTCTACTTGACCTACGTGACGTCTTTTGGTTTCTGA